In a single window of the Littorina saxatilis isolate snail1 linkage group LG5, US_GU_Lsax_2.0, whole genome shotgun sequence genome:
- the LOC138966460 gene encoding 3-[(3aS,4S,7aS)-7a-methyl-1,5-dioxo-octahydro-1H-inden-4-yl]propanoyl:CoA ligase-like has translation MSAKETDPPHIQTVAARLIHWATLQPDREAYIFLSPRIGRSTLTRRNAKDMAFTFAERLTSLGLRHGDVVCNTLQNSPERVVTDLGIMTSGCVMVDKRAFLRDVSDMVHVLTKSEARLVIVDPGEKNENEFPSAWEAIRSQCSVIGVVDTATYSVTVTWPDVTSLQRVMFCPRGDSGTEFEFLNTLKTSQRPEASPKENGTLTEKKTLVLPSDLAALFPTSGSTGLSKLSAFTQASVLDIADNWQHLFKLQDDDVIFQDRPVGWVAAFHHSYLASGTPRVMTDGRTQVPESCPDSVWSFIAQEGVTFAHLTPQTVSKLLSRPDLIGKHNVTLRGLLMTGQPIKKHMAQTIGTLTRRMYNSYGATEIAYLTAGRFEKESDFDDFLVGFPHPRAQIRVVDDNLQPVGPGVTGEVLLRCQGQFEGYRGDEEKTKKTLLPGGWVRTDDLGLVDDRGRLFMFGRQSDAIMRGVVIIYPYAIEKSLARIPGVQDVMVVAVPDPELFHEICACVVVSPGSGVTAESLKKSCSEMNAQWHFDLPTVKYFLLFDAFPTTGTGKASRKLLQAEACTTLGLQP, from the exons ATGTCTGCCAAAGAAACAGATCCACCCCATATCCAAACAGTCGCGGCTCGTCTTATCCACTGGGCCACGTTGCAACCCGACCGTGAAGCATACATCTTCCTCTCTCCTCGCATCGGTAGGTCGACCTTGACACGGCGCAATGCCAAGGACATGGCCTTCACCTTCGCTGAACGTCTGACCAGCCTTGGCCTTCGTCATGGAGACGTTGTCTGTAACACCTTACAG AACTCTCCAGAAAGGGTGGTGACGGACCTGGGCATAATGACGTCAGGCTGCGTCATGGTTGACAAGCGCGCGTTCCTGCGTGACGTCAGCGATATGGTGCACGTGCTGACCAAGAGCGAGGCTCGTCTCGTTATTGTTGACCCAGGGGAGAAGAATGAGAACGAGTTCCCATCAGCGTGGGAAGCGATCAG ATCACAATGTTCCGTCATTGGTGTCGTAGACACCGCTACATACAGCGTCACCGTGACGTGGCCTGACGTCACAAGCTTGCAGCGTGTCATGTTTTGCCCTCGGGGCGATTCGGGCACAGAGTTCGAGTTCCTAAACACCCTGAAAACTTCGCAACGCCCTGAGGCCTCACCGAAGGAGAACGGAACCTTGACAGAAAAGAAGACGCTAGTTCTCCCATCAGATCTGGCCGCGCTGTTTCCTACCTCGGGGTCAACAGGTCTGTCCAAGCTGTCCGCTTTCACTCAGGCTAGTGTACTTGACATCGCAGACAACTGGCAACACCTCTTCAAACTTCAAGACGACGACGTCATCTTTCAG GATCGGCCAGTGGGGTGGGTGGCAGCGTTCCACCATTCTTACCTGGCTAGTGGCACACCCCGGGTGATGACTGACGGTCGCACCCAGGTTCCAGAGTCTTGTCCGGACTCTGTCTGGTCCTTCATTGCGCAGGAAGGGGTCACCTTTGCTCACCTTACTCCACAG ACGGTGTCCAAGCTACTCTCGCGCCCGGACCTGATCGGCAAACACAACGTGACTCTACGCGGGCTGCTGATGACAGGCCAGCCCATCAAGAAACACATGGCACAGACCATCGGAACTCTCACCCGCCGCATGTACAACTCCTACGGCGCTACGGAGATCGCCTACCTGACTGCAGGCCGCTTCGAGAAGGAAAGCGACTTTGACGACTTCCTGGTCGGGTTCCCCCACCCGAGGGCTCAAATCCGGGTGGTGGATGACAATCTTCAGCCTGTGGGACCCGGGGTGAccggggag GTGCTGTTGAGATGCCAGGGGCAGTTTGAAGGCTACCGCGGCGACGAGGAAAAGACCAAGAAGACCCTCCTCCCTGGTGGCTGGGTCCGGACCGACGACTTGGGTCTTGTGGACGATAGGGGGAGGCTTTTCATGTTCGGGCGACAATCCGACGCCATCATGCGAGGCGTGGTCATTATCTACCCTTACGCTATCGAGAAAAGCCTAGCTCGTATCCCCGGCGTACAGGACGTCATGGTGGTCGCCGTTCCGGATCCGGAACTGTTCCACGAAATCTGCGCATGCGTAGTGGTGTCACCCGGAAGTGGTGTCACGGCGGAGTCTCTGAAGAAGAGCTGTAGTGAGATGAACGCGCAGTGGCATTTCGATCTGCCCACGGTGAAGTATTTTTTGCTGTTTGACGCTTTCCCTACCACTGGTACCGGGAAAGCGAGTAGGAAACTGCTTCAGGCAGAAGCTTGCACGACGCTGGGGCTTCAGCCGTGA